Part of the Methylovirgula sp. 4M-Z18 genome is shown below.
TCGACCCAATTGTCGTCGCCCTGGCGCATGATCATCACTTCGGGCTCGACGGCAAGCTCATCGGGAAGGATCACATGATCTTCCACCTTGCCCTTTGCGGCACGCGCGATCGCGAGCACCGGGCCCCATTGTGCGTAGAGATCGCAACGGCCGGAGAAGTATGCCTGCTCGAGCTCCTCCGTCTTTTCGATCAGAACCGGCTCGAGTTTGATGCCGATCTTTTGCGTGTAGGCAGCGACTTGTTGCTCCTGCGTCGTGCCTGCCGGAATGCAGATCGTGCCGCCTTGCGCATCTTTAAGCGATTTGAGTCCGAGTTCTTTGTGCGCCATCACCTTGGTCGTGCCAAGGTAATAGGAATTCGAGAACTGCAGGCCAAGGTCCGCGTTGCGGCTCAACGTTGCGCCCGAGGCCTTGATGACGATGTCGACCTGGTCGGATTGCAAGGCGGGCCAGCGTTGCGCCCAACTGACGGGAACGATCTTCAGTTTCGACGGATCACCGAGGACCGCCGTTGCCATTGCGCGGCAGAGATCGATGTCCAGTCCCTTCCAGTTGCCCTTATCGTCCACCTCGGCAAAGCCGAGATAGGAACCATCGTGGCCCGTACATTGCAGCACGCCGCGCGCTTTGACCTCATCCAGCGTCTTACCTCCCGCTTGCGCGGGTATCGAAAACGGCACCAGCGCGAGAGCGCAGGCAACGGCGCTCCATTTGGACAGTTTCATGTTCTCTCTCCATCGTTAAGGTGATTCAGGTTGCTTGTTATCTGGTCCCACGGACATGGCCTGGGTCTGCACACCCAGCCCTGGTCAACCTGAAAGCGGGGCCGGTTTCGGAAGATCGGGAATCTTCAAATCGCTTTGCCATTCTTGCTGGCACAGCCAGCGATGGAAGGTCGCGACCGCCGTCACGCGCAGATGTCCTTTCGGCACGACAAGATAGAAGCCGGGAACTTCCTCCGGCTTCATATCGGCCAAGGCATCGCGCCCGACCGGCGCGACGAGAGCGCCGGAGCGCAAATCTTCTTCGGCGTCGATCACCGAGACGAGGCCGATGCCGATGCCTTGCCGCGCCGCGCGCCGCATCGTGGCTGCGTCGTCGAAGCCAATGCTGCGGTCGCTATGGGTCTGCTCGACCGACAGATGCCGCAGGATATCCGGCCAAAGGCGGTTCGATTTGACCGGGTCCAGGAGCGTGAAACGCGTCAGATCCTGCGGCGACTTGATCTGTTCGCCGATGGTTGGCGAACAACAGATAATCTTCGGATCGCGCACAAGCAGCTTCGTGTCGAACTCGGGCCAATTGCCATAGCCCCATTGCACTGCCATATCGATGTCGTCGCGCCCGAAATCAGGCAAATCGACGATGGTTGTCAGCCGAAGGTCGGCACGCGGGAGGATCTCCCGGAACAACGACAGACGCGGCAAGAGATAGCGTGTCGCGAAATAGGGGCTCGCGTTCAGATTGATGCGATCGCGATAGGCAGACTTGGTCACCCGGCGAATGCCTTCGGCAAATTCCTCGAAACCGGCGTTGACGAAGTGAGACAGAAGGATCGCGGATTCCGTCAGCTCGATCGCGCGCCCCTTGCGCTCGAACAGCGTGACCTGCAACGCATCTTCAAGCAGCTTGATTTGCAGCCCGACGGCTTGCGGCGTCACCAGCAACTCGTCCGCCGCCTGACGAAAGCTCTTGTGCCGCGCCACCACGTGGAAAACCCGCAGGGCATTCAAAGGTGGCAGGCGCGGCTTTTCACTCATCGTCGGATTCACTCCACCGTCGTCGAACTCGGTCGATCAACTCGTGCCAACAAAACAGGTCCTCTCCGTAGCGGCTTCACATCGGTCATGCGTAGATATAGCCGCCCGACACAATGATATTTTCGCCCGTCATGTAAGTGTTCTTCGGGCTACCGGCCATGAGCACCCATTCGGCGATTTCGGTGGGGAGCGCACCTCGGCCCAGCGGACTCGCCTTTGCGAGTTCTTCCAGAAACCCAAGGGCTTTCGCACGCTCGGTCGCCATGCCGGCCGGCGCCACCGAATTCACCAGGATGCCATCCTTCGCGACATGGTGCGCGAAAGAGCGGGTCAAGCTCACGACCGCCGCTTTGGTTGCCGCATAATGGGCGTTTTGCGGATGCGCCTTGAACGCATCGACGGATGTGAGGTTGACGATGCGTCCCCTCACGTGGCTTTTGGACTCTTGCGATTGCATGTGGCGGACTGCCGCCACCATCATGTGGTACGTGCCCTTGATATTGACGCCGTTCGACGCGTCCCACTCGGCGTCGCTGATTTCCAGGAGCGGGCGGCGCGGATAGATGGCGGCGCAATTGATCAGTGTGTCGATACGCCCAAGTTTCGCGACCATTTCTTCGAAAGCCGCATGACACTGCGGGCCAACCTGGATGTCGCATGTGGCGCTTGCTGTCGGCAATCTTTTGGCACGCGCCGGCTCCAAGGCGGCCTCCGCGGCATCGAGGTTGATGTCGATGATGCCCATCGCGGATGCGCCTTCGTCGACGGCCATACGGGCAAGCAATGCGCCGAGACCGGAGCCGCCACCGACGATGACTACAGAAAGATCCTTCATGATAACGTCCTTGCTTACTTTTACTTGCTGCCGCTCGGCGTGGTGGGCCTGGTCGGCATGATGTCGAAACGGGTCACATCGCTCCAAGCCGGCAGGTCGAGCAGCGCGACAACCATCTTGGCCACATCCTCCGGCTGAACGGCGATATTTCCGGCGTACATGGCGGCGCGTGCTTCCGCGCCGAGAATGTCCTTGTAGAGCTGGGTCTCGACGCGGCCGGGCACGATCTCGGTGACGCGAATGCCGTACTGCGAAAGATCCGTGCGCAATGACGCGGCGAAGCCTGAGATCGCGGCTTTGGCGGCCGAATACACGGCTATGTTCGGAAAGGCTGTGTGGGCCGCCGAGGAGCCGGTGAACAAGATATGCCCCGCGCCACGGTCGCGCATCTGCGGCACGATGAGACGGGTCAGCAAGATCGCTGCGCTGAGATTGACCTCGAGCGTCGCATCGATGTCGGCGATCTTCATGTCGGCGAAATTGCCGAGCGGCGGCATGATGCCGGCATTGTTGATCAGAACATCGACGTGCAGGTCCGACACCACGGCTTCGATCCCGTCCCGATCGGTCACATCGACGGCGATCGGCGTGATCTTGGGCCGGCCGGCCCGTAAGTCTTCCAAGGCGGATTTGCTACGACCCAAAGCGTAGACATCATAACCTGCGTCGCTCAGCGCTACGGCCATCGCTCGACCGATTCCGCTCGTTGCGCCGGTGATGAGTGCTGTTGTCACGTGAGTCATCCGAGTTGTCCTGTATTGAGTGTTGCGCATCGGTGCGGGCGGGAAAACCAAGAAAACCGGGGAATAGGAAAGATAAATTTTCTATTTCCCTGCGAGTCCCAAGAGCGGCGCGGCAGCTCTCCGCGGGCATGCACTTTCTAGCCCAACTTGCTTCCGGAATGGTCGTCCGGCGCGACGTCAACGGATTTCAGCGCGGCAGGCGGTCCGCGCCAAAGCCTGCCCTTCTCCGCCGAACCGGATCATGAGTCCGCCTCACGCCAACTGGGTACCGCCCCATCTGGCCAACCGATCATCCGTCCAAGGGGATCGGCCGTTTCAGGTCACCGAAAAAGGTCTCGGCCGCCGCCTTCTGCTCCGTATCCGAGCTGGACACTCCCGAGGACAGCACCAGATGCCGGACGCGTTCGAGACTGTTGGACAGATGCCGGCGCATGGCTTGGCGCGCCGCGCGGCCATTGCGCTTCTCGATCGCATCCATGATGGCACTGTGCTCTTTATGGATCCGCTCGTAATAAGCATCCTTGAGTTCGCGCGCGACGACATACTCAAGCTGGAAACGCGGCACGAGGATGGGGCGCAAGTAGCTGAGGAAGGCGTGCATGAATTCGTTGCCCGCCGCCTTGGCGATGGCCAGGTGAAAATCGTAATCGTAATGGATCTGGACCGCCGCTGGATCTCCGTGCTGCGCATCGAACTGCTCCATCAGCGCGCGAAGTTCGACCGCTTCGGTTTCCGTTCGCCGTTCGGCGCAGAGGCCTGCAGCCTCAACTTCCACGCTCAAGCGCAATTCGAGCAGCGCGATCGTCTCGGGTAAGGTCTTGAGCGCTTCCTCGGGAATCGAGAAATTGCGGGCCGCGGGCGCTTCGCTCACGAACATGCCGCGCCCCTGATGCGGAATCACGATCCCTTCCGATCTGAGCCGGGCGATCGCTTCGCGCACCACGGTGCGACTCACCTCGTATTCCTTGCAGAGCTCCGCTTCGGTCGGCAATTGCGTGCCAGGCGGCAACAGGCCCGACTGTATTTTGTCGGCCAGGCTCTCGGCGACAAGCGTGGAAAGTGGTTTGCGTTTCGTCATCTATCGCCTTTTCCAACCTCCCGCGCCCCGTCGAGGTCGATGCGCCGCCTGCGACGGTTTTCACACCGCTGCAGTGACGATCAATTCGACGAGCATCCCGGGTTTCGCCATCCGTCCCTCTCCGGTCGAGCGGGCCGGCGCGTGCTCCTTCGGCATCCAGGCATCCCAGACAATATTGACTTCGTCGAAGTCCCGGATGTCGTCCAGCCAAATCTGCACATGCAGGATACGTGTCTTATCAGTACCAGCTTTGATCAGAAGTGCATCAATTTTGGCAAGGACTTCGCGCATCTGGTCGGCAGCAGATTGGCCGGGCCGCGCCACCTGCCCGGTCAAATACAGCGTTCCATTGTGGATGACCCCGTGATGGATCCGCGTGTCGAAATCTAGCCGTTTGATATCGCTCATGAAGGGACTCTCTAAGTGCTCGGGCGGATGGGGTTGCCTTGCAAATAGTGTGCGTAAGGCGCTTGCACGAGCCAGCCCGCGTCGACCGGCAAAGTCACGCCGGTAATTGAGGCCGCCCGGTCCGAGCAGAGGAACAAGGCAGCCTCCGCGACGTCACGCGGCTCGACGAAGCGGCGCAACGCCGTCGTGACCTGTATCGCATCGGGATTGCGCTCGCCCTTGGCGATTTTATCCTTCAATCCCTCAGAGAGCGTGTAACCGGGCGCAACCGCATTGACCCGGATGCCCTTCGGTCCAAGTTCGGCCGCGAGCATCTGGGTCAGCGCCAGCACCGCGTGTTTCCCCGGCGTATAGGCGGGAAGCGAGAGCGGCGCGAAGGACGCGAGGGAGCCGACATTCAGGATGGCGCCACGTCCGGCAGCGGACATCAATCGCCCGAAGACCTGACACCCCAACAAAGTGCCGCGATAATTCACCCGCCACAGCCTCTCATCTTCATCGAGATCCTGATCGAGGACGCGCTTGCCGCTCTGCAAGATACCGGCGCAATTCACGGCAACGTCGGGGGCACCAAACCGATCAACGACAGCCTGACCGAGCGCCTCGACCGAGCGCGGGTTGCCGACATCCGTCTCGAAGAACTGCGCTTCAGGCGCGCCCACCGCGATGCAGGCGGCCGCAACGTCATTGCCGCGCACCCCATCGCGACCGGCGACCACCACATTGTCCCCCTCTTCGGCAAACCGCAGGGCGATGGCCCGACCGATTCCCGATGTGCCGCCCACGACGACAATTGTGCGCGCTTCAGCCATGGTTACGGTCCTTGCGGTCAATATCGAAAAACTCGGACATTCCCCGCACCTGATAATCCATCATCGGACGGCCGGGCTGCACGCGGCAGCCGCGTTCCCGCGCGGCCTTCAGCAACGCCGTTTCGGCAGGCTCCATGATGATATCGACGACGGTCATGTCGGGGGTGAGCCGGGCGACGTCCAGCGGCAACGGATCGCTCGCGTGCATGCCGACCGGCGTCGCATTGACCGCCATATCCATGCCGGTGGGATCGGCCTCCCCAGCCTGCACGCGGCACTTCGGGAATGCTTTGCCGACAAGGCCGGCCAGCGTCTCTGCGCGGTCTTTATCGATGTCGGCAAGACGAATCTCTTCGGCGCCGGCCTCGGCCAGACAATAAGCGATCGAAGCCCCTGCACCGCCGGCACCGACTTGCAGAACCCGGCGCCCTTCAAGCTGATGACCGGCAGCCTTTAGCGCATCGATGAAGCCGACGCCGTCGAAATTGTCGGCGTACCAGCTTCCGTCCGCCTGGCGACGGACCGAATTGGCGCTTTGCACCCGCGCCGCGCGGTCGTGCGCCGCGGCGCATTTATGATAGACCGCGACTTTGTACGGCACCGAGATGATGACGCCGCGGATATTTTCCGCGGCCGTGAGCCCCGCCCAAAATGTCTCGAAATCTTCCGGGCGACAGGTCAGCGGCACCATCAGACTGTCGAGGCCTTTTTGCTCGAAAATCTCGTTTAAGATCCCGGGGCTCTTCGCATGACCCACAGGGTGAGCCAGCATCACGAAGATGTCCGCCTTGCCCGTTCCGCGCATCCATTCACTCCTTGTCGTCCGCTAATGTGTGACCGCCCAGCATTTCCAGTGCCCGCACGAGCGAGGAATGATCAGCCTCCGCCCCGCCCTTGCGGGCGGCGCATGCGTTCATCAGTTCCTGCGCGGTTGCGGTGTTGGGCAATGCGATTCCAAGCGCCCGCGCGCTTTCGAGCGCCAGGCTCAAATCCTTCTGGTGCAGGCGAATGCGAAATCCCGGCGCGAACGAGCGCTTGATCATGCGCTCGCCATGGACTTCAAGCACGCGGGAGGACGCAAACCCGCCCATGAGCGCGCTCCGCACGACGGCGGGGTCGCAGCCGGCCTTGCTGGCAAACACCAGCGCCTCGGCGACAGCCTCAATGTTCAGCGCGACGATGATTTGGTTGGCGATCTTGCAGGTCTGGCCGGCGCCGGGACGTTCGCCGATCAGCGTGATGTTCTTGCCCAGCTTCTCGAAGATCGGCAAAGCGCGCTGGAACTCGGCTTTCGGGCCGCCCACCATGATGGTCAGGTTCGCCGCCTTGGCGCCGACCTCCCCGCCCGAGACGGGGGCGTCGAGATAGCCAACTCCCGCGCTGGTGAATCTCGCAGCAAATCGCGCCGTCGCAATCGGGCTGATCGAACTCATATCGATCACGAGCGCCCCGGCGGATATGCCTTCCAACACCCCGCCGTCGCCGAGCAAAACACGCTCCACGTCCGGTGTGTCGGGCAGCATCGTGATGACGATTTCAGAGGCACGCGCCACATCGGCGGCCGAGCCGACGACGGTTGCTTTCAGGTTGTCTGGCAGGGCCGATCGGTTGAGCACCGTCACAATATCGTGCCCGGCGGCGGCGAGGTGCCTCGCCATCGGCGCTCCCATCACTCCGAGTCCGATGAAACCGATCCGCATCTGCGCTCCCGCCCCGATCGCTGTGCGCAAGATCTCTTGCGACTTGAATATGACATATGATATAGGACATCATACAAATTGCAATAACCTTTCCCGCCGCGGAGGCCGAAAATGGAAGAGCGCATAAACACCCTCAAGGCCGGCTTGGCCGCCGGCCGCAGACAGATCGGGATTTGGTGCTCGCTGGCGTCCGCACTGACCACCGAAATCGTGGCGGGGTCCGGGACGGATTGGGTGTTGATCGACGGCGAGCACAGCCCCAATCACCTGCGCAGCATCATGGCGCAACTTCAGGTGCTGGGCGGCTTTGCCTGCGAAGGCGTCGTGCGGCTGCCCTCCGACGACTCCAATCTCATCAAACAGGCCATGGATATCGGCGCGCGCAGCCTGATGATCCCGAATGTGCGGACCGCCGATCAGGCCCGCGCGATCGTTGCCGCTATGCGCTATGCCCCCGCCGGTGTGCGCGGCTTTTCCGTCGGCCATCGCGCGAACGCCTTTGGCCGCATTGCCAATTATCACGCAAACGCCCGCACGCAGCAGCTTCTGGCGGTTCAGGTCGAATGCGGGACCGGCGTTGCGAATGCGAGCGAAATAGCCGCCGTGGACGGCGTCGACGCGATCTTCGTCGGCCCTGGCGATCTTTCCACCAATATGGGCGAGATGGGTAATCCCGGCGCGGCGAAGGTTCAAACGGCCATCGCTTCGGTACAGAATGCCGCGGCAGCGAAAGGCAAGTGGAGCGGCATTCTGGCTCCAGTCAAGGCGGATGCCGATCGCTACCTTGCGAATGGCTTCACGATGGTTGCGGTCGGCTCGGATCTTGGGCTGCTCGCGCGTGGCTCCGACGCCCTCATCGCCTCGTTCAACCGCTGACTTTGGTGTTGCTGTATGCCTGTCCCCCCTTACCGAGCTCCCACCCGCACGGCTTACGATATCGTCATCGTGGGCGGTGCAGCGGTTGGTTCGTCAATAGCCTATTGGCTCAGTCAGGCCTTGGGTACGCGCGCGTCGATCTTGGTGGTGGAGCGCGATAGCACCTACACATTCTCCTCGACCGCCTTGTCGACCAGCGCGATCCGGCAACAATATTCGAACCCGATCAACGTGAAGATCAGCCAGTTCGGCATCCAGATCATCCGTGGCTTTCAGGAGCGGATGGCCCCGTTTTATAAGGACGAGATCGCACCCGATCTTGGATTTCGCGAGCACGGCTATCTCTATTGCTGCTCGCCCGAGGGCGTGGAGGCCGCCAGGGCCCGCGTCGACTTGCAGCGCCGCCACGGCGCTCACACAATCTTTCTCGAGCCCGGCCCGCTGAAGGACCGATTCCCGTGGCTCAACGTCGACGATCTCGGCGGCGGCGCCTGGGGATCGCGCGACGAAGGCTGGTTCGATTCCATGGGCCTGATGAACGGCTTCCGCCGCGGCGCCCGCGCCAGCGGCGTCGAATATATCGACAATGCCGTGGCTGGATTGGAGATGGACAAGGGACGTGTCATTACAGCCAGCCTTGCCACGGGCCAAACGATTGCTTGCGGAACCTTGGTCAATGCCGCCGGCCCGCGGGCGCAGCGGGTTGCCGCCATGGCGGGCTTGTCGATCCCGGTGGAGCCGCGCAAACGCTACAGCTTCGTCTTTGCCAGCTCGACGCCGATCCCAGGTCGGATGCCCAATGTCATCGACCTTTCCGGCACCTTCGTGCGGCCGGAAGGCGAACTCTTCCTGACCGGCAACACGCCGCTCGACGATCGGGCGGCGGATTACGACGATTTCGAGATGGATCACTCGGAGTTCGACGAGCGCATCTGGCCGGCGCTATGGCATCGCATCCCCTGTTTCGACGCGCTCAAGGTGCAGCAAAGCTGGACCGGCCATTACGAATACAACACGCTGGATCACAACGGCATCGTCGGCTTCCATCCGGCGGTAAGCAACTTCATGTTCGCCAACGGCTTCTCGGGACATGGCTTGCAGCAATCACCGGCCGTTGGCCGGGCTGTTTCGGAACTGATCATTCACGGCGCATTCCAAACGCTCGACCTGTCGCCGTTCCGGTATGAGCGCATCCCGCGCAACGAACCCTTCCTCGAAGAGGCGGTCATTTGAGGCACGTCCGGCGGCGCATTCGGATAGCAGAAAAAAGAAGAGTCTCGTCACTGAGGTCGTCTGCCCGCCCGTTTCCCAATTTGATTTAACTTAACAAAGGCTTTGTGGCGAACATCACATTTCGTCAACTACTATACCGCTACCATGCTTGTCAGGGGCTGGCGTAGCGATGCGCCGAATCGTGGCTCTCAGACGGGTGGCAGACCCATGGCCGACGCTATCAATCACCTTTACGCAACCGTCCTCGCGGCGCGCGACCGTGATCCCAACGTGTCGCGGACGTCGAAATTGTTCCGTGCCGGCATAACGAAAATGGCGAAGAAACTGGCCGAAGAGGCCTTCGAGGTCGGCCTCGACGCCTTGCGGATGAAGCGCGACGGGGTGATCCTGGAAAGCGCCGATCTGCTCTACCATCTCGCCGTGATCTGGGCCGAGTGCGGCATTACGCCCGAGGATGTGGATGACGAAATCGAGCGGCGCGAGCGCATCTACGGCATCGCGGAAAAGCTTCCCAAACATGGGGCGAACCGGCCGCATCGCGTCAAACTGATCGCTTAGCCGAGAGAGTTTTTTGCAATTTTTACCAAGCTGCCGCTGACACTGGCGCTCGCCCAGCGCTTTAGGGTCGAAACTGCCACTTGTCACTTTTTCCAATGCCGCAGTTGCGCGATCGACCGCGCATGGGCGGGCAAGCCCAAATATCTTGACCGAAAAGCCAAAAGATATCGCGGAGATGCTACAATCGGCTTGGCACTTTGCAACGCTATTGGCCTATATTGCCACACTTGCCGAACCCTCTCGGACAAGGTGTAATGTGCTTACTGTAAAGAGGCTGGTTGTTTTCATCTAAACAGTTTTATTGTGTCGAACCTCTTACCGGCAGTCCCGTCCAGGAGGACATTGTGCGGGCACGCCGCTCAGACTCTTAAAATTATTACATATGAAATCATATTCAATAACATGACAGCAAAAGAGGGACGGCTGATGCTTTCCAACCAGCGGCAGAAAGAAATTCTGCAGGTTGTTAAAGAACGTGGCACGTATAAAATTACCGACCTCGCCGAACGGTTCTCGGTTTCCACCGAGACCATTCGGCGAAATCTGAAATCGCTTGCAGATAAAGGGCTGGTCGCAAAATTTCACGGTGGCGTTACGTTGCCGACGGCCGAGGACGAACCTCCGTTTCAGCGCCGCATGCAATTGAATCGAGAACAGAAGCAACGGGTCGCGGCGGCGGCGGTCGCGCTCATCCGCGACGGCGATTCGCTGATCCTGGACAGCGGGACGACGACCTCTTACGTCGCCGATGCCCTCGCCAACCACACCGGCCTCGTCATTGTCACAAACTCGGCGGATGTCGCCTGCCGGCTCGCATCGCGCAATGACAATCGCGTCTTTCTCGCGGGCGGCGAAATCTCACCGGAGGGCCTTGCCGCCTTCAGCGCGACGGCCATCACTTTCTTGCGGCAGTTCCGGGTCCGCTACACGTTGTTGACGGTCGCCGGTATCAGCGATCGCGGCGATTTTGCGCATTTCCACTTATGGGAAGCCGAGTTCGCCCAAGCGGCGATCGAGCAAGCGGACGAAACCTGGGTCATTGCCGACCACAGCAAATTCGGCCGCAATGCCCCGGTCAGATTGGGCTCTCTCGACGATGTCACGGCGATCATCACCGACCAGCCGCCGCCCGCGTCCTTTGCCGAGCAATGTGCGCTCAAGAACGTCGCGATCTGCCTGCCGCCCGACTGAGCGTGGTGACCATTTAACCTGTGGCCGGATGGCGTCAAAGTAGCCGATCAGACAATTGCCGGCGGCAGCTGCATGGCACCGGCGAGCACATGCGCCAAAAGTTTCAAGCCCTGTTCAAGCGCCGGCTGACTCGCCGACGCGCCAAGCGAAATGCGCAAGGCGTTGGGCGGAGCCCCCACGGCAAAGGCGCCGCTGGTGACCACCGACAGGCCGGCCTGCCGCGCGGCCTGTCCAAAATCCTTGGTCTGCCAGTCAGGCGACAAATGCAGCCAGAGGTGATGTCCTTGCGGATGGGCCCAAAAGTCGAAGCCACTGAGCACGCGGGCCGCAAGCTGTTGACGCGAAGCACTTTCCGCGCGCACGGCTTCGGTCAAGGCGGTCAACGTGCCGTCCTGGATCCAGCGGGTCGCAAGTCCCGTCATCAAAGGCGGCGCCATCAGGTGCGTGGCGCGAATGTCGCCGGCAAGCTGCAGAGCGCCCTCCACTTGGGGCGCCACGACATAGGCCACCCGCAAGGCGGGCGTCGCGCATTTCGCCAAAGTCGCAATATGCCATGTGATGTCCGGCGCGAGCGCCGCGAAGGGCGTCACCGGATCGAGCGGCAGGGCGCCATAGGCGTCGTCCTCGATCAGTGTGACGTCAAAACGGCGGGCGATACGGACGATATCGTCGCGCCGCGCCGCCGGCAAAGTCGCGGTGGTCGGATTGTCGATATGCGGGATGAGATACAGCGCTTCCGGCCGGTGCGCGGCGCAGGACTCCTCGAACGCGGCTGGAACGATGCCTTGCGCATCATAGGCAAGGCCGATCAGCGTGCGGCCTTGCCGCTGGGCGAGCGCGAGCAGGCCCGGATAGGTCACGGCCGCGCAGGCGATTGGTCCGACGCGCGGCAGGGCTGCAGACAAAATACCGGACAAAGCAGCCTGCGCCCCCGACGTCACGAGTAGCCGATCGAGTTCGAGGGTGCCGACCCGTCCTTGCAGGAACTGCGCACCCGCGAGCCGGTCGGCGGCCACCCCCATGCTGCTGTGATATTGCAATTGCAGGAGTCCGAAGGGCGAGGCGAGCAGCGCATCGAGGCCGTCGCGAATACGCTCGCGCAACAAGGCGCCCGCCGGCTGTGGCGGCATGTTCATGCTGAGATCGACGATTCCAGCCGGATCGGCCGATGCCGCATAACGCTCCTTAACCGGCGCGCGGACAAAGCTGCCGCGCTTGGTATGTCCTTCCACGAGCCCCTGGCGGCGC
Proteins encoded:
- a CDS encoding amino acid ABC transporter substrate-binding protein, whose translation is MKLSKWSAVACALALVPFSIPAQAGGKTLDEVKARGVLQCTGHDGSYLGFAEVDDKGNWKGLDIDLCRAMATAVLGDPSKLKIVPVSWAQRWPALQSDQVDIVIKASGATLSRNADLGLQFSNSYYLGTTKVMAHKELGLKSLKDAQGGTICIPAGTTQEQQVAAYTQKIGIKLEPVLIEKTEELEQAYFSGRCDLYAQWGPVLAIARAAKGKVEDHVILPDELAVEPEVMIMRQGDDNWVDIANWMLTALTFAEQEGVNSKNVDEMRAKPPSPQIAKFLGVTPGMGKGLGLSDDWAYNVIKKVGNYGEIFDRDLGKDSPYKMDRGLTNLWNNGGVLFPMVVD
- a CDS encoding LysR substrate-binding domain-containing protein, giving the protein MSEKPRLPPLNALRVFHVVARHKSFRQAADELLVTPQAVGLQIKLLEDALQVTLFERKGRAIELTESAILLSHFVNAGFEEFAEGIRRVTKSAYRDRINLNASPYFATRYLLPRLSLFREILPRADLRLTTIVDLPDFGRDDIDMAVQWGYGNWPEFDTKLLVRDPKIICCSPTIGEQIKSPQDLTRFTLLDPVKSNRLWPDILRHLSVEQTHSDRSIGFDDAATMRRAARQGIGIGLVSVIDAEEDLRSGALVAPVGRDALADMKPEEVPGFYLVVPKGHLRVTAVATFHRWLCQQEWQSDLKIPDLPKPAPLSG
- a CDS encoding SDR family NAD(P)-dependent oxidoreductase — translated: MKDLSVVIVGGGSGLGALLARMAVDEGASAMGIIDINLDAAEAALEPARAKRLPTASATCDIQVGPQCHAAFEEMVAKLGRIDTLINCAAIYPRRPLLEISDAEWDASNGVNIKGTYHMMVAAVRHMQSQESKSHVRGRIVNLTSVDAFKAHPQNAHYAATKAAVVSLTRSFAHHVAKDGILVNSVAPAGMATERAKALGFLEELAKASPLGRGALPTEIAEWVLMAGSPKNTYMTGENIIVSGGYIYA
- a CDS encoding SDR family oxidoreductase, with product MTTALITGATSGIGRAMAVALSDAGYDVYALGRSKSALEDLRAGRPKITPIAVDVTDRDGIEAVVSDLHVDVLINNAGIMPPLGNFADMKIADIDATLEVNLSAAILLTRLIVPQMRDRGAGHILFTGSSAAHTAFPNIAVYSAAKAAISGFAASLRTDLSQYGIRVTEIVPGRVETQLYKDILGAEARAAMYAGNIAVQPEDVAKMVVALLDLPAWSDVTRFDIMPTRPTTPSGSK
- a CDS encoding FadR/GntR family transcriptional regulator — its product is MTKRKPLSTLVAESLADKIQSGLLPPGTQLPTEAELCKEYEVSRTVVREAIARLRSEGIVIPHQGRGMFVSEAPAARNFSIPEEALKTLPETIALLELRLSVEVEAAGLCAERRTETEAVELRALMEQFDAQHGDPAAVQIHYDYDFHLAIAKAAGNEFMHAFLSYLRPILVPRFQLEYVVARELKDAYYERIHKEHSAIMDAIEKRNGRAARQAMRRHLSNSLERVRHLVLSSGVSSSDTEQKAAAETFFGDLKRPIPLDG
- a CDS encoding RidA family protein, which codes for MSDIKRLDFDTRIHHGVIHNGTLYLTGQVARPGQSAADQMREVLAKIDALLIKAGTDKTRILHVQIWLDDIRDFDEVNIVWDAWMPKEHAPARSTGEGRMAKPGMLVELIVTAAV
- a CDS encoding SDR family NAD(P)-dependent oxidoreductase is translated as MAEARTIVVVGGTSGIGRAIALRFAEEGDNVVVAGRDGVRGNDVAAACIAVGAPEAQFFETDVGNPRSVEALGQAVVDRFGAPDVAVNCAGILQSGKRVLDQDLDEDERLWRVNYRGTLLGCQVFGRLMSAAGRGAILNVGSLASFAPLSLPAYTPGKHAVLALTQMLAAELGPKGIRVNAVAPGYTLSEGLKDKIAKGERNPDAIQVTTALRRFVEPRDVAEAALFLCSDRAASITGVTLPVDAGWLVQAPYAHYLQGNPIRPST
- a CDS encoding shikimate dehydrogenase family protein; the encoded protein is MRGTGKADIFVMLAHPVGHAKSPGILNEIFEQKGLDSLMVPLTCRPEDFETFWAGLTAAENIRGVIISVPYKVAVYHKCAAAHDRAARVQSANSVRRQADGSWYADNFDGVGFIDALKAAGHQLEGRRVLQVGAGGAGASIAYCLAEAGAEEIRLADIDKDRAETLAGLVGKAFPKCRVQAGEADPTGMDMAVNATPVGMHASDPLPLDVARLTPDMTVVDIIMEPAETALLKAARERGCRVQPGRPMMDYQVRGMSEFFDIDRKDRNHG
- a CDS encoding 2-hydroxy-3-oxopropionate reductase, translating into MRIGFIGLGVMGAPMARHLAAAGHDIVTVLNRSALPDNLKATVVGSAADVARASEIVITMLPDTPDVERVLLGDGGVLEGISAGALVIDMSSISPIATARFAARFTSAGVGYLDAPVSGGEVGAKAANLTIMVGGPKAEFQRALPIFEKLGKNITLIGERPGAGQTCKIANQIIVALNIEAVAEALVFASKAGCDPAVVRSALMGGFASSRVLEVHGERMIKRSFAPGFRIRLHQKDLSLALESARALGIALPNTATAQELMNACAARKGGAEADHSSLVRALEMLGGHTLADDKE
- a CDS encoding HpcH/HpaI aldolase family protein, with translation MEERINTLKAGLAAGRRQIGIWCSLASALTTEIVAGSGTDWVLIDGEHSPNHLRSIMAQLQVLGGFACEGVVRLPSDDSNLIKQAMDIGARSLMIPNVRTADQARAIVAAMRYAPAGVRGFSVGHRANAFGRIANYHANARTQQLLAVQVECGTGVANASEIAAVDGVDAIFVGPGDLSTNMGEMGNPGAAKVQTAIASVQNAAAAKGKWSGILAPVKADADRYLANGFTMVAVGSDLGLLARGSDALIASFNR